The sequence ATTCAGACACTGAGCGACTAATGCGTCAGCCAGATGAGTATCATGGGAAGAAAAATGCAGTATTGCCTTTTTATTTGCAGTCACTGCCCAACATCTGTGGCCATATGTGGCGAATTGCTTACCCGTATTACTGGATACACTAAAACCAGCAGCCGCTATTATGGACATTGAGTTGACGCACGCCATAAATCTATAACTCAGAAAGCTTCGACATATTCTGCTACTTCAAGTTTTTTGCTGTTAGTAATAGTAAAAACTTGATATCTATTTTTATATGTGCAACATTGATATTGTTAGATTTAGCTGTCCCAGGCATCATTGAATTCCTTGAAGAGTAACCCCACTTTGGGGAATAAGTCGCTTAGAGAAAAGCCCACGCCTTTCATCGTAAGTCTATCACTAACGAACACATCACATTTGATGGTAGCCAGCACTTGGCCATTCCGGCTGACTGTGGTCATGCTTCAACCGAATCACGAGGGGTTGGTAACTTCGAGCATATGCGGCCTGTTTAGACCAGGGCAGATGCTATCACTGGGGGCAAGCGCTCCATATACGGGTGCTTTATTCAAACCATTGAGGGTGGTATaaatgggggggggggggaggttGAGAAAGAATAGACTTAGTCTGCTAATTTTTAGCTAATGACACTCCTATTCCCAGCAAAGCGATATACTCGGAGCCAGTTGACGAAGATGTCCTTTGATTTTTTCAATAAACGTCCAATTAATTTGATCTTCTCAACTTGTGAGTACACCTCCATAGGTTCATGACTGGGAACCATACATTTCTGGTTTAGATCTACGCGCTCACCGTGTACTATGTATCCATATCAGCGGAAGAGCCAACCCAATGGCCAGACCGCCAAGAAATCCGGTCTCGCCAACCTTCCTCACTACCTGTTGTGTCCAAGAACCGAGCGTTTTCCCAAGCCTCTCTGCTTCCATATCTATATAAAACACTTTGTGATCATCCTTCACCGGGCCAGGCGGCAGTCCAACGAGTTCACGACAGAAGCGAAGACCAGGTAAACCTTAACAAATAGTTGACGAAGCGCGCCCGAAGATCAGCGTGATGAATCACGTTTCCGGCCAATATACCTACCATCAATAGAGCGTATGTTCTCTTGTGCCCAGTATTCCTTCATTCCGCGTGGGTTACGGTCGTCCTTTGtaggatcagaagaagaaggtaTAAATTCAAGATGTGAGAGTGGATTGGTCATCTCGAATCCCTCTGATACGAAAGTGTTATCACGGAAAGGGCTCTTAAAAATTCAGTTGAGCGCAACTAGTATGGCCTCACAAACCTTTCTCGTTGGCAAATTCCTGGTCCAGAGTTTCAAGCCCATCCGTCCAATCTTGAAGAATAGTGCGTTCGCCATCGGGCTTGTAGAGTGGAACCGAGAACCCACATGACTTTACATGCCATAATCAGCGGTGGAAATGAGAACATTGGTAATTTTGAATATCACCTACAGTCCCCACTTTATGAACATCGACCACAACTGCCGCACGTGAGCCGGGAAGGCGCTCTTCCACTGGAACAAGTTCATTGTAGCGAGTTGATCCCAATTCGTAGACATTTCCTAATAGAAATAGATTCCAATAGTTAGATTTAGTAGACATATATTCATAGTTCTGTAACAAACCTGTTCCAAATAGCCGGCAAATCCGTGGTGGCCCTTCGAAAGCATTAAACCTAGCGTTTATTCAAAAGCTGCTCCCAAATTAAAATAGCATAAATCGTACAATACAGTTATTCGTCCATTCTCTTGAAGATGCGCGGCAGTCTCAACACCCAGTGTTCCACATAGATTGATGTTAGTTGTGTTCCACATTGATGTTGATGGGTTTACCTGAACCAGTCAAGTCTTGATAGAAAAATGTCTTATTGTCTATGATCTTGAATGTGCCCACCACTCCTTTGGGGGAGACATTGACATGACCTTTGGCACTCAGTGGTGCAGTGGCGACCCAGAAACATCTCTGCTCCTGAATCCATCTAATAAAGTCAGCTTGAGCATTGTATTCAACGAGTCGATTATTTGTGTTTCGGGGGGACAGGTCAATGGATCCATCCTAGCCTACTACGGTATATGCACGGCAATAAGGTCGGAGTCATTTTATACAGCCAGCATAGATGCAAGCGAGTTTCATCAGTTCAGGCCAAGGTGAGATCAGGAGGTGAGGTGAGGAAAAGGAACGACTCGCGACAGCTCACAAGCATACTCGACTTACGAAACTAAATCGCTCGGAATAGTGTCGTAAAATTTCCCCATAGTGATAGTACAAGATGTTGCGATACCAGTAGTTTGACAATCAAATTTGCTCTGGGTGGTGGTCAAGGTACAAACAGGACTTTGAGCCCATATGGGTGGCTTCTCCCCCTGATGCCCGAGCGCCCAGCGCTTCACAACGTACATAAAGATCAAAATGGATTACAAGATTCCAAAAGGGGAATTATATACTTGCACAGGCAAACAAAGATATCCTATCATGTCCTTCTATCATGTTCAGCGTGAACTAGCACGTTCATTTGACCGGCCGTACTTTGACTTCATCTCCGCGCCGTTATTTGTGACCTAATTTCAACAAGGCACCCGTAACGCCATCTACAGGCTCCCAGGCCGAGTCCCCTTCACCTTTGCGCGATTCAATGTATAGGAGAGTGCGCTTGAAATGTCGAAGAATCATATCGGCTGTATGCACACCCTCAACGAGGCCGGGTGGAGACCGTGAAGTAGGATGAAAATCGGGGGCAGAGATTGTATCCACGTTGGATGCAATAAGCTCGATAAGTGAGTTGATGTACTTTGGCGTGACCTGACCAAACCTTGGGATCGAAATCATGTAAATCCAAGTAATAACATCACGCACCTCTTGGACTCCGTGTTCGAAATAGTACAGATACTTGTCCAAAGCATCCACGTACAGTTGGACAGACACGATCTCTTCGAAGCAAGAACTCGCAATCCTAAGGGATTTTTGCAAGCATTCAAGCACGCGTTTACCATCTCTCCTCGGCTTCAAAACCCATCAATCGGAAATTCCACCAAAGTGGAAGATTCAACCATACCTTGCGTTCTTCCGCGTCTTCACCCGCGGTTGCGCCTTCCGTTTCGACACCTTCAGCATCCGTCTGCCACCACATGTGACTGGCGAGCATCACTGCTGTTGCCTGGTGGGGCTTCTTCAACAATTTGGCTCCGTGGACCGCGGCTTTAGTAATCAGAGTATCATAGTTATCTTCTCCAAAGACTCGGGCACCTTGGAGAGTACCAATAATCAGTGCAATAGCCTGCAGCTGTGCACGCGACTCTGATATCGCATCTTCGTATACTGTGAACGCCTGGACATAGAATTCGTAGGCGAGCTCTTCAAAAGCTGCGCCACAAGAGTCGCATACTTGGGCCGCGAGGAGGAACAAACGTAACGCGGTATCTGGTGACTCGACGGTGCTAAACAAAACCGAAGTTAGTTGATGAATAAACTTGAAGAGGGTAGTGACACGGTTGTGCCAGTCGATCTCCTAATTGATTTGGGCCATATTAGAATATAATTCAAGTCCAGACGACATGAAACACTTACGAGATGTTCCCGCGCTTTGAATCTCCTGGCCAGATTGATGGCGGAGATGATGAGTGGCGGGAACGTGTATCGCATCCTAGGACCACCCTCCGCAAAGAACCTTCTCGCAGTTTGTAACAGCTAaccgcccccccccccagggTTTTCAGTCCTTGTCCCCTCGGCATGGCATTCATGCAGACAAAACTTACCTCAAATTGTACGTCCAATGCTTCGGCCCTGAACAGGTGAACCATCCTCGCGACCCAGCCCTGTTCTTCCGCTATATCGCCAGAAGGCATTCCAGGCCGTGCTCCCATCATTCCAGAGTTACCACCCATCGGGCCCGCACCGCCAGGACCGGTTCCCATTCCCATCCCAGCACCCGCATCACGTTGGTCCCGTACAAGAACATGACACATTTCAAGTACCCCACCCACATCGCTAGGTTGGTCAATGATGGTGTTGTTCTTGAGAACACTCGCAACCACCGCATGGGCAATCGCACGACGAGTAGCAAATGGTTGGGGCGCAAGAAGTGCGGTGTAGTGCGGAAGAGCGAGTAAGGTGAGAACAGAAGTATATGACGTGATCGGCGCAAGAAGGAGCGAAAGGAGATTGGTTGTGGTTTGAGTAGTGTGAAGGTCGGGGCTGGTAGGTGCTAGGGTCAAAATACGAAATAGGGCTGAGGAGCGTTACATGACTTGCCTGTCCTGGAACTCGCCAACTTTGGTCTGCGCAAAGGCCAGCACTTGATCTACATATTCAAGCCGGTCTGGGTAGCAACTTAGTGCGAGATTAATCAACGAAACAAGTAGCGCTGTAATGTCTTGTATTGAGAGGTCCGGCCGGGCCTATCCTCTTGGCCATCAGATTCGAGTACAGGAACACGATCAAAAATAACTCACCTTGATCAGTTCCACTACTTGTTGCCAAAACACCTCGAACAACTTGACATCCTCTGGAATGCCTCTGAACTTCTTCGGCGGAGTGCCCTCCTTTTCCTTCCCTTTGCTTTCATCCACACCAACAGCAACGCTGCCATCTCCGTTCAAGCCATTAACGCTATTCTTGCCCCAATCACTCGTGCCGCTCGGACTTGTGGGCGACGCGCTCCCTCCGTTGGCTTCTCGTGCTCGCCGAACCTTTTCTGCCAGTCGTTTTGCAGCGGCCTCTTCCTGCTTGCGTACTTCTTCAGGATCTTCGTTCTCGGCTTCTCGCGCAGCATAACTAGCGAGGCGATCAATTAACGCGCTGACGATCTGTTTGATATTAACTTTGGGATGCAATTTAGCAGTTGCCGAGAGGAATTCAGTAAGAGTATGTAGGTGGAAGTCGTCAGTGAATACCTATACGATTAAAATATGGAGTAAGGAACCTGTGTTAAATTTGAAACCTAGGTGCGGCGGGAACGTACTTGGATAACAACTTCCATGAGGTATTCTTGTGCAATTACATCCTTGCAACTGACTATTTGCTCCAAGATGCTTGGAAGAATGAGGGTGCGGTACATATTTAGATCTACGCCTTCTAGCTGGGAAAGTCGAACAAGGTTGGTTCCTACGAGGATTCGTAGCTCGCGACGCTCCATTTCGCGCTTTTCTCGCTCTCGCGAATGCCCCTGGTGCTGAAGCCGAACCCAGAGTTTATTCATTTCGATGAAATTGGTGAGAACGAATGTAATCGAATCGTGCAGGTTCCCAGATTCACTGGATCGCAATTTCAGTCAAAAATGTGAAAACGGAGTACGAATATGCATACGTTTGTCCATCCCCAACGGGTAAGTGATCTCGTGTTTGTCCGCTCAAGTAATGGCGCAAAAATAAGCCACGGGTAGGATGCTGGACACCACGAGACATCTCCATCATATCCTTCATGATCTCCTTGACGGGTGCTTCGGGTATACTCATATAGACCGAGCCGACAGTGATCATAAGATACAATCGAGGTACGATATTTCCGGCATACTGAACAAGTTCATAAAGGTCGGCTAGGTGATGTCGCCCAGAGGTGTGCGCGTCGAGGAGGTAATTGGAGACATGCCGCAGAGCGTCAAATACGGCCATATCTATGTAGTAGATGAGTAGCCGAATAGAAGCCATTCAAGACTGACATACATAATTCATAGTACATCTTGGGTGACAAAGATGAAGTGCGAAGTTCGGCAAGCATGGTGCTTGCACTCTTGAGTGCGTCCATGAGCTGGTCATTCTCCTATAGCCCAATATTAGATTTTCACAGCTTAGAATTATATTGACAAGACATACCAGGCACCGTTTCATCTGAACCATCTGTATTTTCACCGTGCCTAGCGCCTCTGTCAATAGCTTTGCGTCATCCATATTGGCTTATACCGTGGGACAACAACAGAGCGTGTGCGATCTGTGCGACCGAAAGAATTTAGACAAGATGGATAGTCGACACGGCCGTATCCTTTAAGAGATTCAACTTGGTTACCAAAATAGTTAAAGTGTGGGATTGTAAGTTTGCCCACAATATGATTCGTGATGTACAGCAATCGTGGTCGTGGCCTACAGCATTGGCTGACGTTAGCCGCCCAGCAATAGAATAAACTCCCCATTATTCGATATTTTACCTGCGTTGTAGTTAGAGAGAGCACTCCAAGTAGTACGAGAAGCGCCAGCGGTGGTTGAGTCTAAGGTCGGGAACTGCGCCTAATTACCAGGGCAGCACAGTCATCCGCGGAAAGGAAATTCCACTTGTCCACCACCACACTACCATATATTCACTTTTATTACATTTATAATGATTGGACCAGCTATACCAGCACATATACTCAAGGGAACCAAAAGTACAGAAGACAGTGAAGAGGAGACAGGGCCTATGCCAGCAGCTGGGCCCAGCTCGCCGCCCAAGAGTACAACACCGCCTGCCGTTACTATTGCAGGACCCGCAATTCCTGAACACCTATTGAAACGCCCCGAAACAATTCAGCAAAATCAAGgtgacgatgaagacgaagatgacGATGCATTCATGCCTGCGCTTCCCCCAGACATCGCCGGGACCTCTAAGCCAACTCCCCGACAAATAGGACCAACACTTCCCTCCAGACCACCCCCAGACGATTCAGAAAGCGATGACGATTACGGACCTATGCCACTACCAGCAGGTCTATCTTCTAATGATGACAACGATGGTGTAAGAGAGTTTATAGAGCGGGAAAAGAGGAGACAGGAAAATATCGAGGCATGTCGCGGCGTTGCTTATCTCAACTTGCCAGCCAACCGACCAAAATGACCATTCCTAGGAAGCGAAAAAGCCCAAGGCACTAAAGCGCGATGATTGGATGTTGGCGCCGCCCACTTCAAGCGACTTGTTCAGTTGTAAGGTCCAACTTTACCATCTTGACGCAGCGAAACACTGACGCTCTAGTCTAGCACTTGACCCAACAAAGCTGAAGAATCGGCAATTCTCTCGCTCTACCAACGACAAAAAGGCAGCTGCGTCAAATCTTTGGACCGAAACCCCTGCAGAGCGACAACAACGCTTGGCGGACGAAGTTTCGGGTAAACGAAAGCGTGCTGAAGATGCAGCCGCCCAGGGAGTCAGTGCTACAGCTGACGACGAGGATGTAGCCAAGAGGAGGAAACGGGACCGCGAGTTGAGGGAGCAGATTGAAGCGCACAATGTGAGTATAGTGACCTCATCCACAGTGTTTGTTGGTGTATAACCATACCGCCGGCACAGAAATCTTCTCGAGGCAAGTCGCTTGTCGAGCTGCACACTCCAGCAACCAAAGACCCAAACGAAGCTCCCCCTGGTATCTGGGATCATTCGCGAGACATGGGTCTGACAGGGCGCCTCATGGACGAGAGCTCGCGGCAAAAAATGCTCAAGGACGCAAAGGGGTTAGGAGATCGTTTCGGGCACAGTCGGAGCGGTGGATTCTTGTGAGGAAGGAAAGGAATCAGAGTGGCGTTTGAGATTTGAAGAACGGAGTAGTTCTTTCATTATAGTCCTCCATACATTTCAGAGTACGATTCCATCGGAGCCGCGGAGCTATCCATATGGGTTGAGTTATCTACATGAAGCCGAAGGTTAACGTTCTTCCTGGCGAAGGCGATTTGTGCCTTTCGAAGGCCGGAACAAGCATGAAGGCACACAACGTGCAGAAAACGTCACCATTCAAATCAAGGTGATAAACAAATCCAACCGCATTTTGATCATACGCTTTCCAGATCAGGATGGCTGAAAGAAGTCTTGATAAAATGATTGTCGGCGGTAAGGTCTGGACAATCTGAAAACGCAAGAGCCGTGACAGGAGGGGAAAATTTGACGATATATCGCCACATGGCCATAATTATGCGAAAATTATGCGAAAAGATCGGGATACTAGATCCAGATTATCCCGTTCATATGGACCGGTGGGTGATGAGTTTGAGAGATTACCATGCTCAGTTGGCGAAAATAGATGTAGGCTGaggtattttatattttcATTATTCCACTGTCTGACGTGAGATCGCTTCCGAGTTCACCCTGCCTCCAATGGTTCGATCTGGCCGTCGTCCCACGG comes from Rhizoctonia solani chromosome 4, complete sequence and encodes:
- a CDS encoding vacuolar protein sorting-associated protein 35, with amino-acid sequence MDDAKLLTEALGTVKIQMVQMKRCLENDQLMDALKSASTMLAELRTSSLSPKMYYELYMAVFDALRHVSNYLLDAHTSGRHHLADLYELVQYAGNIVPRLYLMITVGSVYMSIPEAPVKEIMKDMMEMSRGVQHPTRGLFLRHYLSGQTRDHLPVGDGQTESGNLHDSITFVLTNFIEMNKLWVRLQHQGHSREREKREMERRELRILVGTNLVRLSQLEGVDLNMYRTLILPSILEQIVSCKDVIAQEYLMEVVIQVFTDDFHLHTLTEFLSATAKLHPKVNIKQIVSALIDRLASYAAREAENEDPEEVRKQEEAAAKRLAEKVRRAREANGGSASPTSPSGTSDWGKNSVNGLNGDGSVAVGVDESKGKEKEGTPPKKFRGIPEDVKLFEVFWQQVVELIKARPDLSIQDITALLVSLINLALSCYPDRLEYVDQVLAFAQTKVGEFQDRQVIPDLHTTQTTTNLLSLLLAPITSYTSVLTLLALPHYTALLAPQPFATRRAIAHAVVASVLKNNTIIDQPSDVGGVLEMCHVLVRDQRDAGAGMGMGTGPGGAGPMGGNSGMMGARPGMPSGDIAEEQGWVARMVHLFRAEALDVQFELLQTARRFFAEGGPRMRYTFPPLIISAINLARRFKAREHLEIDWHNRVTTLFKFIHQLTSVLFSTVESPDTALRLFLLAAQVCDSCGAAFEELAYEFYVQAFTVYEDAISESRAQLQAIALIIGTLQGARVFGEDNYDTLITKAAVHGAKLLKKPHQATAVMLASHMWWQTDAEGVETEGATAGEDAEERKPRRDGKRVLECLQKSLRIASSCFEEIVSVQLYVDALDKYLYYFEHGVQEVTPKYINSLIELIASNVDTISAPDFHPTSRSPPGLVEGVHTADMILRHFKRTLLYIESRKGEGDSAWEPVDGVTGNVYELGSTRYNELVPVEERLPGSRAAVVVDVHKVGTSCGFSVPLYKPDGERTILQDWTDGLETLDQEFANEKEGFEMTNPLSHLEFIPSSSDPTKDDRNPRGMKEYWAQENIRSIDGLPGLRFCRELVGLPPGPVKDDHKVFYIDMEAERLGKTLGSWTQQVVRKVGETGFLGGLAIGLALPLIWIHSTR